One Silene latifolia isolate original U9 population chromosome 4, ASM4854445v1, whole genome shotgun sequence DNA segment encodes these proteins:
- the LOC141651993 gene encoding uncharacterized protein LOC141651993 isoform X1, protein MGKKQMARRTPPKKNMEGALEKGVKMAAAMGGKNKSKEQASVVDDIHVQAGPLKVDKKKTIAEECSKELELGRGSKRKTATSAEMEADLSVSEAVAQKKQANAGAAGESEETFTQQLENDLVFYTAFIAMLHEVDTALENVVLPPSFDLGIDDIGVGGEPPARSYELRYTHARDRPP, encoded by the exons ATGGGCAAGAAACAAATGGCTAGGAGAACTCCCCCAAAGAAAAATATGGAAG GTGCGCTTGAAAAAGGTGTGAAAATGGCAGCTGCTATGGGTGGAAAAAATAAGAGCAAGGAACAGGCAAGCGTAGTAGATG ATATTCATGTGCAAGCAGGGCCTTTGAAAGTGGACAAGAAAAAGACCATTGCTGAAGAATGCTCGAAGGAGTTGGAGCTTGGCCGAGGCTCAAAGAGAAAGACAGCCACAAGTGCAGAAATGGAGGCGGATCTTAGCGTGTCTGAAGCGGTGGCGCAAAAGAAGCAGGCAAATGCCGGAGCAGCGGGCGAATCGGAAGAGACATTCACGCAACAATTGGAAAACGACCTTGTATTCTATACTGCCTTCATTGCCATGCTTCATGAGGTGGACACTGCTTTGGAGAACGTGGTGCTCCCACCCTCATTTGACCTGGGCATAGATGACATTGGCGTTGGGGGAGAGCCACCAGCCCGCTCTTATGAGCTGAGGTACACCCATGCTAGAGACCGTCCACCATAG
- the LOC141651993 gene encoding uncharacterized protein LOC141651993 isoform X2: MGKKQMARRTPPKKNMEGVKMAAAMGGKNKSKEQASVVDDIHVQAGPLKVDKKKTIAEECSKELELGRGSKRKTATSAEMEADLSVSEAVAQKKQANAGAAGESEETFTQQLENDLVFYTAFIAMLHEVDTALENVVLPPSFDLGIDDIGVGGEPPARSYELRYTHARDRPP, translated from the exons ATGGGCAAGAAACAAATGGCTAGGAGAACTCCCCCAAAGAAAAATATGGAAG GTGTGAAAATGGCAGCTGCTATGGGTGGAAAAAATAAGAGCAAGGAACAGGCAAGCGTAGTAGATG ATATTCATGTGCAAGCAGGGCCTTTGAAAGTGGACAAGAAAAAGACCATTGCTGAAGAATGCTCGAAGGAGTTGGAGCTTGGCCGAGGCTCAAAGAGAAAGACAGCCACAAGTGCAGAAATGGAGGCGGATCTTAGCGTGTCTGAAGCGGTGGCGCAAAAGAAGCAGGCAAATGCCGGAGCAGCGGGCGAATCGGAAGAGACATTCACGCAACAATTGGAAAACGACCTTGTATTCTATACTGCCTTCATTGCCATGCTTCATGAGGTGGACACTGCTTTGGAGAACGTGGTGCTCCCACCCTCATTTGACCTGGGCATAGATGACATTGGCGTTGGGGGAGAGCCACCAGCCCGCTCTTATGAGCTGAGGTACACCCATGCTAGAGACCGTCCACCATAG
- the LOC141652640 gene encoding putative alpha,alpha-trehalose-phosphate synthase [UDP-forming] 10: MASRSYTSFMDLAASAGGFLDMPATPRSLPRVMTVPGVIPEEDSTQHSDNGFDASSSTYRERKIIVANFLPVNAKKDPKSGIWSLSLDDDSLYLHLKDGFPPGTEVFYVGSLKVDVDPSEQEEVAARLLKEFRCVPTFLPSDLQKKFYHGFCKQYLWPLFHYMLPMSLDHGSRFDRSLWQAYVSANKKFADKVVEILNPEDDLVWVHDYHLMLLPTFLRRRFYRVKLGFFLHSPFPSSEIYRTLPVRDEILKAFLNSDLVGFHTFDYARHFLSCCSRLLGLDYESKRGYLGIDYFGRTVYVKILPVGIHLNHLETAMNHPSASIKFKSIQEQFKGKKMIVGVDDMDIFKGISLKLLAMEHLLQQHPGLRGKLVLVQIVNPARSTGKDVLEAKSETYEITKRINKNYGFPGHEPVILIDHPLSLAEKTAYYALAECCIVNAVRDGMNLIPYEYIICREGSAEIHKTMGISSSNPRSSMLVVSEFIGCSPSLSGAIRVNPWNIEAVSDALKMAISMEDLEKQLRHEKHYRYVSSHDVAYWSRSFVQDLERASKDHYSKRCWGIGFGLSFRVVALSPSFRRLSVEYIVSAYMKTKSRAIFLDYDGTVVPNMSIVKTPNPELIALLNTLCDDPKNTVFIVSGRGRDSLGEWFSPCEKLGIAAEHGYFLRWNKNLDWESSSITADNEWKSMAEPVMQLYTEATDGSYIETKESALVWHHQDADPDFGSCQAKELLDHLENVLANEPVVVSRGHNIVEVKPQGVSKGLVTEKVLSALTDNGNRPDFLLCIGDDRSDEDMFENILSKASCSSWPVPPEIFACTVGQKPSKAKYYLNDTQHVMKLIEGLANGSCEKPDLILQTQQTQVSFESPST, encoded by the exons ATGGCATCAAGATCGTATACGAGCTTTATGGATTTAGCAGCTTCAGCTGGTGGATTCCTAGATATGCCTGCGACTCCCAGAAGCCTTCCGCGGGTGATGACTGTTCCTGGTGTTATACCCGAAGAAGACTCTACTCAACACAGTGATAATGGGTTTGATGCTTCTTCGTCTACTTACCGTGAAAGAAAAATTATAGTAGCAAATTTCCTCCCTGTAAACGCTAAGAAAGACCCTAAATCCGGTATTTGGAGTTTAAGTCTAGACGATGATTCACTTTACTTGCATCTGAAAGATGGTTTTCCTCCTGGAACCGAAGTTTTTTATGTTGGATCATTGAAGGTGGATGTGGACCCCTCCGAACAGGAGGAAGTCGCTGCGAGATTGCTCAAGGAGTTTCGTTGCGTGCCTACGTTTCTACCCTCGGATTTACAAAAGAAATTTTACCATGGGTTCTGTAAGCAATATCTGTGGCCTCTTTTTCATTATATGTTGCCGATGTCCCTTGATCACGGATCTAGGTTTGACAGGTCTCTCTGGCAAGCCTATGTTTCCGCTAACAAGAAGTTTGCTGATAAGGTTGTCGAGATCCTGAACCCCGAGGATGACCTTGTTTGGGTTCATGACTATCATCTTATGCTCTTACCTACTTTCTTGCGAAGGAGGTTTTACCGGGTCAAGTTGGGTTTCTTCCTGCATAGTCCATTTCCCTCATCGGAGATCTATCGGACTTTGCCCGTGAGAGATGAAATTCTGAAAGCATTTCTGAACTCAGATCTAGTTGGCTTTCATACATTCGATTATGCTCGACATTTTCTTTCGTGTTGTAGCCGTCTGCTAGGTCTGGACTATGAATCCAAGCGGGGATATCTTGGGATCGATTATTTTGGTCGAACCGTGTATGTTAAGATTTTACCTGTCGGTATTCACCTTAACCACCTTGAAACTGCAATGAACCATCCTTCAGCATCTATTAAGTTCAAATCGATTCAAGAACAGTTCAAGGGGAAAAAGATGATCGTCGGGGTTGATGACATGGATATATTTAAGGGCATTAGTCTCAAATTACTAGCCATGGAGCACCTTTTACAACAACATCCCGGGTTGCGGGGAAAATTAGTCCTGGTTCAAATAGTGAACCCTGCAAGAAGTACTGGGAAGGATGTTCTGGAAGCAAAATCCGAGACATACGAGATTACTAAGAGAATAAACAAAAATTATGGTTTTCCGGGACATGAACCCGTAATTTTGATTGACCACCCTTTATCACTCGCAGAGAAAACCGCCTACTATGCATTGGCGGAATGTTGCATTGTGAATGCTGTTAGAGATGGGATGAATCTGATTCCGTATGAGTATATCATTTGCAGGGAAGGATCTGCAGAAATACACAAAACAATGGGAATTTCCTCGAGCAATCCTCGTTCCAGTATGCTTGTTGTCTCTGAGTTCATCGGTTGCTCACCATCTCTTAGCGGTGCCATTAGGGTTAACCCGTGGAACATTGAGGCGGTATCTGATGCATTGAAGATGGCCATCAGTATGGAGGATCTAGAGAAACAACTAAGGCATGAGAAACATTACCGGTATGTTAGCTCTCATGACGTTGCCTATTGGTCTCGGAGTTTTGTTCAGGATTTGGAGCGTGCGTCTAAGGATCACTATAGCAAACGGTGCTGGGGAATTGGGTTTGGGTTGAGTTTTAGGGTAGTCGCCCTGTCTCCATCTTTCCGAAGGCTTTCTGTTGAATATATTGTTTCCGCATACATGAAGACAAAGAGCAGGGCAATTTTTTTGGATTATGACGGAACTGTGGTGCCCAACATGTCCATCGTGAAAACTCCGAATCCAGAACTAATTGCTCTTCTGAACACTCTCTGTGATGACCCGAAGAACACTGTTTTCATTGTTAGCGGAAGGGGACGAGATTCACTTGGTGAATGGTTCTCCCCTTGTGAAAAGCTCGGAATAGCTGCTGAACATGGATATTTTCTGAG GTGGAACAAGAACCTTGATTGGGAAAGTAGCTCTATAACTGCTGATAATGAGTGGAAGAGCATGGCAGAACCTGTGATGCAGCTTTATACTGAGGCGACCGACGGTTCTTATATAGAGACTAAGGAGAGTGCCCTAGTATGGCATCATCAAGACGCAGACCCTGATTTCGGCTCTTGTCAAGCCAAAGAGTTGTTGGATCACCTTGAAAATGTCCTTGCTAATGAGCCGGTTGTTGTTAGCCGGGGTCATAATATCGTGGAAGTTAAGCCACAG GGTGTTAGTAAAGGCCTGGTAACAGAGAAGGTACTTTCTGCCCTAACAGATAACGGAAATCGTCCAGATTTCCTGTTGTGCATAGGAGATGATCGGTCAGACGAAGACATGTTCGAGAATATACTAAGCAAAGCGTCTTGCTCGTCTTGGCCTGTTCCTCCTGAGATTTTCGCTTGCACTGTCGGTCAAAAACCAAGCAAAGCCAAGTATTACTTGAACGACACTCAGCATGTCATGAAACTAATCGAAGGGTTAGCAAATGGTTCGTGTGAAAAACCCGACCTCATCCTACAAACCCAACAAACTCAAGTCTCTTTTGAGAGCCCTTCGACTTGA
- the LOC141652641 gene encoding RNA-dependent RNA polymerase 2, whose translation MAVIKAKAERPTLLIKNIPFTATAQDILDFLESHIGKDSVFAIEIFTERKNWKSKGHGRVQFETLDLKNKALEIHAQKKLVFKGFLIGLELGYEDVVVRPIEPKYRSSKGDLYVGLMIEEEKMGVIDTFENVEVWVMHDRGCVEFHVEFGGNVYKLEVVFDDVFEGFGCYFDHDSPAVLFKVKYAPKIYQKISGPNLHTRFTADRYHICKENVEFLWVRTTDFTDKKSFGLSSAICWELEEGLLSKEFFSNIPYYVKDLKGLVLEECEYSFISGLVPLVNPEDVSKLDYEILFQINSLVHTLKISLASVNAEFIDFLGTLNLGTALKILQKLHRLSTTCYDPLSFIKTQADALGSEESNFRSAESRLVNDGIMSCHRALVTPTKICCLGPELESSNYVVKNFAAYASDFMRVTFVDEDWGKLHSMVVSANTEQGIFSKPLRTNVYHRILSILQEGIVIGNKRFEFLAFSASQLRSNSVWMFASNEKVKADDIREWMGSFSKIRSVSKCAARMGQLFSSSKQTLVVPVQDVEVIPDIETNSDGVDYCFSDGIGKISLSFARQVAQKCGAKSTPSAFQIRYGGYKGVIAVDRNSFRKLSLRSSMLKFESKNRMLNVTKCCEALPCYLNREIVTLLTTLGVEDASFEAMLQEHLHLLGNMLTSKDAALAVLEGMGMGENNVLAKMLRHGYDPSTEPYLRMMLRAYLENQLSDLRGRCRLYVPRARILVGCLDETGILDYGQVFVRITLRKTELENLDQLVFHRTDETTAIVKGKVVVTKNPCLHPGDVRVLEAVYEVRLEEKGLVDCLVFPQKGERPHPNECSGGDLDGDLYFVSWDEKIIPPRTVPPMDYTASRPRIMDHDVTMKEIQRFFVDYMISDSLGAISNAHLILADREPEKALSPKCLRLAGLHSMAVDFAKTGAPAEMPRILKPKEYPDFMERWDKPTYISQGPLGKLYRTTVAATIPREGFTWSEELAKSAYDPDLEVPGFEVHLETAKKCKDMYLDKMTSLLRFYEAASEDEILTGNLRSKLGYLAKDNRRYLEMKDRILLSVKSLQKEAKGWFENSCKPEDQQKMASAWYHVTYHHTHCHDSENCLGFPWTVGDLLLTIKSAKANQS comes from the exons ATGGCAGTAATCAAAGCAAAAGCAGAAAGACCAACACTCCTAATAAAGAACATCCCATTTACAGCAACAGCACAAGACATCTTAGACTTCCTTGAATCACACATAGGTAAAGATTCAGTCTTTGCAATTGAAATCTTCACTGAAAGGAAAAACTGGAAATCTAAAGGACATGGAAGAGTACAATTTGAAACCCTTGATTTAAAAAACAAAGCACTTGAAATTCATGCTCAAAAAAAGTTGGTTTTTAAAGGGTTTTTAATTGGGCTTGAGTTGGGTTATGAAGATGTTGTGGTTAGGCCCATTGAGCCCAAGTATAGGTCCAGTAAAGGTGATTTGTATGTGGGTTTGATGATTGAAGAAGAGAAAATGGGTGTGATTGATACTTTTGAGAATGTTGAGGTTTGGGTTATGCATGATAGAGGTTGTGTTGAGTTTCATGTTGAGTTTGGTGGGAATGTTTATAAGTTGGAAGTTGTGTTTGATGATGTTTTTGAAGGGTTTGGTTGTTATTTTGATCATGATTCTCCTGCTGTTCTTTTCAAG GTGAAGTATGCTCCGAAAATCTACCAAAAGATATCCGGGCCTAACCTGCATACAAGGTTCACTGCAGACCGTTATCATATCTGCAAGGAGAATGTCGAGTTCCTTTGGGTTCGCACAACAGATTTTACTGACAAGAAGTCTTTTGGTCTATCGTCTGCCATTTGTTGGGAACTAGAAGAGGGGTTACTGAGTAAGGAGTTCTTCTCCAACATCCCGTACTATGTTAAAGACTTGAAAGGCCTCGTATTGGAGGAGTGTGAGTATTCTTTTATTTCCGGTCTCGTTCCACTTGTAAACCCCGAGGATGTTTCGAAATTAGATTATGAAATTCTTTTCCAGATCAATTCCCTTGTTCACACTCTGAAAATCAGCCTCGCTTCTGTTAATGCCGAGTTCATTGATTTTCTCGGcaccttgaacttaggcacagcTCTTAAGATTCTTCAGAAGCTCCACAGACTAAGCACTACTTGTTATGACCCTCTTTCTTTTATTAAGACTCAGGCAGATGCTCTGGGAAGTGAGGAAAGTAACTTTCGGTCAGCCGAAAGCCGATTAGTTAATGATGGTATAATGAGTTGTCACAGGGCCTTAGTCACACCCACGAAAATATGCTGCTTGGGCCCTGAACTGGAGTCCTCAAACTATGTTGTCAAGAATTTTGCTGCCTATGCTTCGGATTTCATGAGAGTCACTTTCGTAGACGAAGACTGGGGTAAACTACATTCAATGGTGGTCTCGGCCAATACTGAGCAAGGAATTTTCTCAAAGCCACTTAGAACAAATGTATATCACCGGATATTGTCTATTCTTCAGGAAGGGATTGTGATTGGGAACAAAAGATTTGAGTTTCTTGCATTCTCAGCTAGCCAACTCCGATCAAACTCAGTCTGGATGTTTGCTTCAAATGAGAAGGTGAAGGCCGATGATATCCGAGAATGGATGGGAAGCTTCAGCAAGATTCGGAGCGTGTCAAAGTGTGCAGCTAGGATGGGTCAACTCTTCAGTTCTTCTAAACAGACATTGGTTGTTCCTGTACAAGATGTTGAAGTAATTCCTGATATTGAAACAAATTCTGATGGAGTTGACTACTGCTTCTCAGATGGTATCGGTAAGATCTCGCTCTCTTTTGCTAGACAAGTTGCTCAAAAATGTGGAGCAAAGAGCACTCCTTCAGCATTTCAGATTCGTTATGGTGGTTATAAAGGCGTTATAGCCGTAGATAGGAATTCCTTCCGGAAGCTATCTCTTCGAAGTAGCATGCTTAAGTTTGAATCCAAAAATAGGATGCTTAATGTGACCAAGTGTTGTGAAGCCTTGCCATGTTACTTAAATAGAGAGATTGTTACTCTCTTGACCACCTTAGGAGTTGAGGATGCTAGTTTTGAAGCAATGCTTCAAGAACACTTGCATCTTCTTGGAAATATGCTGACCAGCAAAGACGCGGCTTTGGCTGTGCTCGAGGGCATGGGTATGGGTGAGAATAATGTTCTTGCTAAAATGCTGCGTCATGGTTATGATCCAAGTACAGAGCCTTATTTACGTATGATGCTTCGAGCATACTTGGAGAACCAATTGTCGGACTTGAGAGGTAGATGTCGTCTTTATGTTCCAAGGGCACGCATCTTGGTGGGATGTTTGGACGAAACgggtattttggattatggtcaAGTGTTTGTCCGGATAACGCTGAGGAAAACGGAACTTGAAAATCTGGACCAACTCGTGTTCCATAGGACCGATGAGACAACTGCTATAGTTAAAGGTAAGGTGGTGGTCACCAAGAATCCTTGCTTGCACCCGGGAGATGTCAGAGTCCTTGAGGCCGTGTATGAGGTTCGATTAGAGGAAAAGGGTCTTGTCGACTGTCTGGTATTTCCACAGAAAGGAGAAAG GCCTCATCCAAATGAATGCTCAGGTGGAGACTTAGATGGCGACTTATATTTCGTAAGCTGGGATGAAAAAATAATTCCACCTCGAACTGTGCCCCCCATGGACTACACTGCATCAAGGCCTCGTATCATGGACCATGATGTTACTATGAAG GAAATCCAACGATTCTTTGTTGATTACATGATCAGTGATTCACTTGGAGCAATCTCGAACGCACACCTGATTCTTGCAGATCGAGAGCCAGAGAAAGCCCTAAGCCCAAAATGTCTGCGCTTAGCTGGTCTTCATTCCATGGCAGTCGACTTTGCAAAGACTGGGGCCCCAGCTGAAATGCCTCGGATCTTAAAACCAAAAGAGTACCCCGACTTCATGGAAAGGTGGGACAAGCCCACCTATATATCCCAAGGTCCTCTAGGCAAACTCTATCGCACCACTGTAGCTGCGACGATTCCAAGAGAAGGTTTCACTTGGTCCGAGGAACTTGCCAAGTCAGCATATGACCCCGACCTGGAAGTTCCTGGGTTTGAGGTCCACCTCGAGACTGCCAAAAAATGCAAAGACATGTACTTGGATAAAATGACGTCATTGTTAAGATTTTACGAAGCTGCCAGCGAGGATGAGATATTGACAGGTAACTTAAGGAGCAAATTAGGTTATTTAGCGAAGGATAATAGGAGATACCTAGAGATGAAAGATCGGATCTTGCTTTCTGTAAAGAGCTTGCAGAAAGAGGCTAAAGGATGGTTTGAAAATAGCTGCAAACCCGAAGACCAACAGAAGATGGCCTCGGCTTGGTACCATGTCACTTATCACCACACTCATTGTCATGACAGCGAAAATTGCCTTGGGTTTCCATGGACCGTTGGTGACCTTCTGCTTACCATCAAGTCTGCTAAGGCAAACCAATCGTAA
- the LOC141653936 gene encoding germin-like protein gives MTFYMVYAADPPPLQDFCVGLNDPNFPVTINGLFCKNPKDVTSTDFLFQGFNTIGNTNNRFGSAPSMVNATRFPALNTLGISMGRVDYAPGGLNPPHFHPRAAEMFTVLEGTLFVGFISSNLPNETNRLFSTVLNKGDIFVIPQSLIHFQLNIGGTHAVHNSAFGSQNPGRIGVADSIFGSNPDIPDDVLTTTFQVNERVIQAIRSQFG, from the exons ATGACATTTTATATGGTCTATGCCGCTGATCCTCCTCCCCTTCAAGACTTCTGCGTGGGTCTCAATGATCCCAATTTTCCTG TAACGATAAACGGGTTGTTTTGCAAGAACCCGAAAGACGTGACATCAACCGATTTCCTATTTCAAGGCTTCAACACAATTGGTAACACAAACAATCGATTTGGAAGCGCGCCATCAATGGTGAACGCAACCCGATTTCCAGCACTTAACACACTCGGTATTTCAATGGGTCGGGTCGATTATGCTCCGGGTGGGCTAAACCCGCCTCATTTCCATCCTCGTGCGGCCGAAATGTTTACTGTATTAGAGGGCACCTTGTTTGTTGGATTTATAAGTAGTAATTTACCAAATGAGACTAATAGGTTATTTTCGACGGTACTTAATAAAGGGGACATTTTCGTAATTCCGCAAAGTCTAATACATTTTCAGCTTAATATTGGTGGTACGCATGCTGTACACAATTCTGCTTTTGGGAGCCAAAATCCGGGTCGGATTGGGGTTGCGGATTCTATTTTTGGGTCAAATCCGGATATTCCGGATGACGTTCTTACGACGACGTTTCAGGTTAATGAAAGAGTGATTCAGGCTATAAGGTCTCAGTTTGGGTAA